The proteins below come from a single Nocardiopsis gilva YIM 90087 genomic window:
- a CDS encoding ferrochelatase, whose product MRPYDAFLLISFGGPEAVDDVIPFLENVTRGRGIPRERLAEVGEHYYLFDGVSPINQQCRDLIEAIRADFAANGVDLPVYWGNRFWEPMLTDTVAQMAKDGVRRVVALATSAYSNYSSHRAYLNDIEAARAAVGPDAPEIELIRPFFDHPGFIEPLVENARAALDRLPESERSGARLLFSAHSIPTAMAAASGAPEQGYGPGGAYVAQLEEVARLVTERLGGGHDYELVYQSRSGPPSQPWLEPDINDRLEELAAEGVSAVVTVPHGFVSDHMEVKYDLDHEAVETARRLGIAFERALCPGAHPKFVAMARELITERATGAERVGLSTLPGCPEGSPTCCAPR is encoded by the coding sequence ATGAGGCCCTACGACGCGTTTCTGCTGATCTCCTTCGGCGGCCCGGAGGCCGTCGACGACGTCATCCCGTTCCTGGAGAACGTCACTCGCGGACGCGGGATCCCCCGCGAGCGACTGGCGGAGGTCGGTGAGCACTACTACCTGTTCGACGGTGTGAGCCCGATCAACCAGCAGTGCCGCGACCTGATCGAGGCGATCCGCGCCGACTTCGCCGCCAACGGGGTGGACCTGCCCGTCTACTGGGGCAACCGCTTCTGGGAGCCGATGCTCACCGACACCGTCGCGCAGATGGCCAAGGACGGCGTCCGCCGCGTCGTCGCGCTGGCCACCTCGGCCTACAGCAACTACTCCAGCCACCGCGCCTACCTCAACGACATCGAGGCGGCGCGTGCGGCCGTCGGCCCCGACGCACCGGAGATCGAGCTCATCCGCCCGTTCTTCGACCACCCCGGCTTCATCGAGCCGCTGGTCGAGAACGCCCGCGCCGCGCTCGACCGGCTGCCCGAGAGTGAGCGGTCCGGGGCGCGGCTGCTGTTCTCCGCCCACTCCATTCCCACCGCCATGGCCGCCGCCAGCGGCGCCCCCGAGCAGGGGTACGGGCCGGGCGGGGCGTACGTCGCGCAGCTGGAGGAGGTGGCGCGGCTGGTCACCGAGCGCCTGGGCGGCGGGCACGACTACGAGCTCGTGTACCAGAGCCGCAGCGGCCCGCCGAGCCAGCCCTGGCTGGAGCCCGACATCAACGACCGGCTGGAGGAGCTCGCCGCTGAGGGCGTGTCGGCGGTCGTCACCGTCCCGCACGGGTTCGTCTCCGACCACATGGAGGTCAAGTACGACCTCGACCACGAGGCGGTGGAGACCGCGCGCCGCCTGGGGATCGCCTTCGAGCGCGCGCTGTGCCCCGGCGCCCACCCGAAGTTCGTGGCGATGGCGCGCGAGCTCATCACCGAGCGGGCGACAGGCGCCGAGCGCGTCGGGCTGAGCACGCTCCCCGGCTGCCCCGAGGGCTCGCCCACCTGCTGCGCACCCCGGTGA
- a CDS encoding D-arabinono-1,4-lactone oxidase, which translates to MTNVLWTTWPGTHRARPRRMESPNDSSDVVSAVRAAAEEGNRVRMVGTGHSFTDVAITDGTLLSPTSLTRVRDVDPAAGTATVEAGLPICDANEALHTHGLALANMGDVAVQTMAGAIQTGTHGTGRDVGGLASQVVGMELVPADGSVVTCSAEENTDLFHAARVGLGAFGIVTALTLAVRPSFLLRAQEIPMPLEEVLESCARLRADNEHFEFFWFPHTGRTYTKRNNRVEGPAHPVGPFRAWLDDEFLASTVFGLANRTGRRSPAAIPAINQISARALSPRTYTDTSYKVFASTRRVKFVEMEYAIPVENLTDVLREIRSIIDRRNHRISFPIEVRFAPADDVWLSTAYGRATAYVAAHVYQGAPYERYFADLEAVFTSVGGRPHWGKMHTRDRAYLESVYPRLGDAMAVRDRVDPKRRFANTYLDGVLGR; encoded by the coding sequence ATGACGAACGTGTTGTGGACCACATGGCCTGGGACACATCGGGCTCGGCCGCGCCGGATGGAATCCCCCAACGACTCCAGCGACGTCGTCTCGGCTGTCCGCGCGGCGGCTGAGGAGGGCAACCGGGTGCGGATGGTGGGCACCGGCCACTCCTTCACCGACGTCGCGATCACCGACGGCACCCTGCTCTCCCCCACGTCGCTGACCCGGGTGCGCGATGTGGACCCCGCGGCCGGAACCGCCACGGTCGAGGCCGGGCTGCCGATATGCGATGCCAACGAGGCGCTGCACACGCACGGCCTGGCCCTGGCCAACATGGGCGACGTCGCCGTGCAGACGATGGCCGGTGCGATCCAGACCGGGACCCACGGCACCGGCCGCGACGTCGGCGGCCTGGCCTCGCAGGTCGTGGGCATGGAACTGGTGCCCGCCGACGGCAGCGTGGTGACCTGCTCGGCCGAGGAGAACACCGACCTCTTCCACGCCGCGCGGGTCGGCCTGGGGGCGTTCGGGATCGTCACCGCGCTGACCCTGGCGGTGCGCCCGTCCTTCCTGCTGCGCGCCCAGGAGATCCCGATGCCGCTGGAGGAGGTGCTGGAGAGCTGCGCGCGGCTGCGCGCGGACAACGAGCACTTCGAGTTCTTCTGGTTCCCGCACACCGGGCGCACCTACACCAAGCGCAACAACCGGGTGGAGGGACCCGCCCACCCGGTCGGTCCGTTCCGCGCCTGGCTCGACGACGAGTTCCTCGCGAGCACCGTCTTCGGCCTGGCCAACCGGACCGGGCGGCGCTCCCCCGCGGCGATCCCCGCGATCAACCAGATCTCGGCGCGCGCCCTGTCGCCGCGCACCTACACCGACACCTCCTACAAGGTGTTCGCCAGCACCCGGCGGGTGAAGTTCGTCGAGATGGAGTACGCCATCCCCGTCGAGAACCTCACCGACGTGCTCCGCGAGATCCGCTCGATCATCGACCGCCGCAACCACCGGATCAGCTTCCCGATCGAGGTGCGCTTCGCCCCGGCCGACGACGTCTGGCTGTCCACGGCCTATGGCCGGGCCACCGCCTACGTGGCCGCGCACGTCTACCAGGGCGCGCCCTACGAGCGGTACTTCGCCGACCTGGAGGCCGTCTTCACCTCGGTGGGCGGACGGCCGCACTGGGGGAAGATGCACACCCGCGACCGCGCCTACCTGGAGTCCGTCTACCCGCGTCTCGGCGACGCCATGGCCGTCCGCGACCGGGTCGACCCGAAGCGCCGGTTCGCCAACACCTACCTCGACGGCGTCCTGGGGCGCTGA